The genomic interval CGGCGTCACCTGCATCAACCCGTAGGCGTGGGCCGGCGACACCACCGACGGATTGAACGCACTTTCCTGCCGGGCGATCGCATAGACGACGCTGCGCTCGACATCAGGCCCGATCGACCGGAAAGGGGGAATCCCGCTGACCGGATAGGCATAGAAATCGAACGGCAGTCCGCGATTGAGCGCGGCCTTGCCGGCTAGCAGCATACCCCGTGCGTCGCCGTGACGTGCGGCGAGTTCGCCCAGTCCCAGCACCGCATCGGGGTCGCCGTTTTTGCCCATGTCGGCAAAGATCGGGATCGCGTATTCGCCTTTGCCGATTGCATAAAGAAGCTGAACGGCGCGCACGATCTCCAGCCGTTCGACGCCGCGCGACCGGCTGCCGGGAACGCCGCGCAGTTCGATCTGCGGCAGTCCCAGCTTCGCGCGCGCGAGCTGGCCGTAATAGCTGGTGGACTGCTCGGCGGCAGCGGCATAGGCGTGACGGGCCTCCTGAACGCGGCCTGCCGCCTCGGCGGCGCGGCCTTGCCAGTAGCCGGCCCGCGCCAGCGCGGTCGGGTTGACGCTGCCGACGCCGATGCGGGCGAAGTGCCGGGCGGCGGTGTTGGGGTCCTTCAGGAAACGCAGGGCGATCCAGCCGGCGGTGAATTCCTGCTCGGTCTTGTAGATATCCCGTGCGGGGAGCGCCGCATCGCGCGCGATGAGATACGCGGTGCGATATTCGCCGACGTCGATCATCTTGCGTGCAAGCAGCCGTCGCTCGATCCACCATTCATCGACATTGTAAAGCCGATTGGGATCCCGCGGCGCGCTGAGCATCAGCCGCGCGGCTTCCGTAAACTTCTCCTCGCGGCGCAAAAGCTGAATGCGGGCGAAGATATAGCCGGGGTCGCCGTGCAGCTCGCGCGGCACCTTGTCGAGCAGCGAGCGCAGGCTGGAGGATTTGCGGTCGGCGGCAATCCGCGCCCTGGCGAGGGCGACCTCGGCGCTTCCGAGCCGCTTCGCCGCGCGCAGCGCTGCGTCATGATCGCTGCCATAGAGCATATAATCCATCCGAGCTTTCTGATCGCCCGGCGCCAGCAGCGCTCCGAACATCTCCAGCGCCTTCTTCTCGACCGCTTCTGACATGGAATCAGTCCGCCAGGCCTCGCGGACTAGTCGTACGGCGTTGGTGCGGTCGCCGCGCGCGAGCAGCGCGCCTGCCAATGCGAACCGTCCCTTGGCCGACAGCGGCCGTTCGTTTTCGAACCAGGCCAGCACGGCGGCATCGTCGCGATGGTCGTCCCATAGTGCAGCCTCCGCGCGTTTGCGCAGGAACGTCTGCGAGGGCCAGCTCGGATTGGCGGCGATGAAGGCGCGGTAGCGCTCGGTCGGCGCGCCATTGTCGTTGCTGCGCAGGATGATCCACTCGGCGAGCTTGCGCGCCACCGGGTCTGTCATTCTGGCCTCGACCTGAGTGGCGTCGGACTGCCTCTGCTTGCGGGTCAGGTCGATGACGTTCTCAAGCGCATCGAGATCGGCGTGCGACGTCGATGACGTCGCGGCCATCGCGGCTCTCGGAACGGGCTTGCGCTTCGACGGCGGCGGGAGCACGGCGTGCTGGCGTGTGGCCGGTTGAATTGCCGGAGCTGCGGTGGCCTTGGCCTTGTTTTTGTCCGGGGCTGAGGTCTTGCGGTGCGCCGGGACCGGGATCTTGCCATGCGCATGGCCGGTGACCGTCTTCGGAACGACGTGACGTGAAATCGGACGCGACTTCGGTGTTGGAGCCTTAGCGGCTTTCTCGGCATCTGCGGCCCCGGCCCAGAGCCCGGCCGCCAGCACCAGGCTCGCTCCCAAAGCCGTCGTTCGCAACCTTGATGCGTGGGCAAGCAATGTCACGGCAATCCCTCTCGGCGAATGAGGCAGACCCCCAAAATCCCCTTACTATTTCATTAAATATGTGGACAAAGCACTAAAATCCGGGTGTCGGGATCGTGTGCGCTTCGACCACGGCAAAATCGCGGCTGCTCCGGGCGCAGACCTTTCGTAGCAGCGTCAGACCCGATATGACTGATACGGCATCGAATTCGGCAGACGGCGACG from Nitrobacter sp. NHB1 carries:
- a CDS encoding lytic transglycosylase domain-containing protein; this translates as MTLLAHASRLRTTALGASLVLAAGLWAGAADAEKAAKAPTPKSRPISRHVVPKTVTGHAHGKIPVPAHRKTSAPDKNKAKATAAPAIQPATRQHAVLPPPSKRKPVPRAAMAATSSTSHADLDALENVIDLTRKQRQSDATQVEARMTDPVARKLAEWIILRSNDNGAPTERYRAFIAANPSWPSQTFLRKRAEAALWDDHRDDAAVLAWFENERPLSAKGRFALAGALLARGDRTNAVRLVREAWRTDSMSEAVEKKALEMFGALLAPGDQKARMDYMLYGSDHDAALRAAKRLGSAEVALARARIAADRKSSSLRSLLDKVPRELHGDPGYIFARIQLLRREEKFTEAARLMLSAPRDPNRLYNVDEWWIERRLLARKMIDVGEYRTAYLIARDAALPARDIYKTEQEFTAGWIALRFLKDPNTAARHFARIGVGSVNPTALARAGYWQGRAAEAAGRVQEARHAYAAAAEQSTSYYGQLARAKLGLPQIELRGVPGSRSRGVERLEIVRAVQLLYAIGKGEYAIPIFADMGKNGDPDAVLGLGELAARHGDARGMLLAGKAALNRGLPFDFYAYPVSGIPPFRSIGPDVERSVVYAIARQESAFNPSVVSPAHAYGLMQVTPGAGKYVCKKYGASFDLHRLKNEPAYNAALGAAELGGLLEDYRGSYILTFAAYNAGRGSVRKWIARYGDPRDPGVDAVDWVELIPFSETRNYVQRIMENLQVYRARFGGGSRLQIEADLHRGSIE